A DNA window from Elusimicrobia bacterium HGW-Elusimicrobia-1 contains the following coding sequences:
- a CDS encoding tRNA 2-thiouridine(34) synthase MnmA, whose protein sequence is MKKNIKVLAAMSGGVDSSVAALLAQKAGYEVVGATMRLWSASDDKHRSGCCSLDDVSDAAAVCRRLGIRHYVFNFSDVFKREVADYFVAEYLAGRTPNPCVVCNETIKFGALVDKAVSLGFDYLATGHYARTSFAGRGKNKTLLLTKAADPSRDQTYFLWRVLPMRLASAMFPIGGLKKSAVRRIALDAGLSVAEKKESRDACFAGGDYKKFLAGVCRSGFPSGEKSASAAGDIVDESGKVLGRHEGIFRFTVGQRSGAGVAAKERLYVLNIDPSSRRVTVGPRPSALSKTFAVGDWLLHAPGEKLPAEYGVKIRYLSAEMKGRVTRIGDKLKIELETPAFGVTPGQSAVFYKGDKIIGGGIIKAVVSG, encoded by the coding sequence ATGAAAAAAAATATAAAGGTTCTGGCGGCGATGTCGGGCGGAGTAGACAGTTCCGTCGCCGCCCTGCTGGCTCAAAAAGCCGGATACGAAGTGGTCGGCGCCACAATGCGGCTCTGGAGCGCCTCCGACGACAAACATCGCTCCGGCTGCTGTTCTCTCGACGACGTTTCCGACGCCGCGGCGGTTTGCCGCAGGTTGGGCATACGCCACTACGTCTTCAACTTCTCCGATGTCTTCAAGCGCGAAGTCGCGGATTATTTCGTCGCCGAATATCTGGCGGGACGGACTCCCAATCCGTGCGTGGTCTGCAACGAAACCATAAAGTTCGGCGCCCTCGTCGACAAGGCCGTTTCGCTCGGATTTGATTATCTTGCCACGGGGCACTACGCGCGGACATCCTTCGCCGGACGCGGAAAAAACAAAACATTACTTTTGACAAAGGCCGCCGACCCTTCCCGCGACCAGACGTATTTTCTGTGGCGGGTGCTTCCGATGCGGCTGGCTTCCGCGATGTTTCCGATAGGCGGGCTCAAAAAATCCGCCGTACGCCGCATAGCCCTCGACGCGGGTCTGAGCGTCGCCGAAAAAAAAGAAAGCCGCGACGCGTGTTTCGCGGGCGGCGATTACAAGAAATTTTTGGCAGGCGTATGCCGGAGCGGGTTTCCGTCGGGAGAAAAGTCCGCCTCGGCGGCGGGAGACATCGTCGATGAAAGCGGCAAAGTCCTGGGACGTCACGAAGGGATATTCAGATTTACCGTCGGACAGCGTTCCGGCGCAGGCGTGGCGGCCAAAGAGCGGTTGTATGTACTGAATATCGACCCTTCGTCGAGGCGCGTTACGGTGGGGCCGCGCCCAAGCGCGCTCTCGAAGACGTTTGCCGTCGGCGACTGGCTGCTGCACGCGCCCGGCGAAAAACTTCCCGCTGAATACGGGGTGAAAATCCGCTATCTCTCCGCAGAAATGAAAGGCCGCGTGACCCGCATAGGGGATAAACTGAAAATAGAATTGGAAACACCCGCGTTCGGAGTGACACCCGGCCAGTCGGCGGTATTTTACAAGGGAGATAAAATCATCGGCGGTGGAATTATAAAAGCAGTGGTTAGTGGTTAG